One Miscanthus floridulus cultivar M001 chromosome 11, ASM1932011v1, whole genome shotgun sequence DNA window includes the following coding sequences:
- the LOC136494230 gene encoding uncharacterized protein: MTMAQRAMCLLRRSIGFTAPPAQRALSTTATPAAEGAAVAEAKAKEAKRRKKNLFDVVQFLPEWGIGYKVAKTTWRDVSYQITKINLYKDGRHGKAWGIRYKAGVQAADAPTRISGVNKRGWKYMKESQKKLQEAPKVDVAVAS, from the exons ATGACCATGGCGCAGCGTGCGATGTGCCTGCTTCGGCGCTCCATTGGGTTTACAGCGCCGCCGGCACAGAGAGCCCTGAGTACCACTGCCACACCGGCGGCGGAGGGTGCGGCGGTGGCCGAGGCTAAGGCGAAGGAggcgaagaggaggaagaagaatctGTTCGATGTGGTGCAGTTCCTGCCAGAGTGGGGCATTGGATACAAGGTTGCCAAGACCACCTGGCGCGATGTCTCCTACCAGATCACCAAGATCAACCTATACAAG GACGGTCGGCATGGAAAGGCGTGGGGGATTCGTTACAAGGCAG GTGTGCAAGCTGCAGACGCCCCTACTAGGATCAGCGGGGTTAACAAACGTGGGTGGAAGTACATGAAAGAATCACAGAAGAAACTACAAGAAGCCCCCAAAGTAGACGTAGCTGTTGCTTCCTAA
- the LOC136494231 gene encoding thioredoxin X, chloroplastic-like produces MASAPSTMAPTLAPSPRTLVSSGPRGARLPAALRLSCAQPGPAGCRAAPGRLARTRARVRCGAAARFIGQGEFPAEVLESELPVLVDFVADWCGPCRLIAPVVDWASEEYAGRLKIVKIDHDANPQLIEEYKVFGLPTLILFKNGQEVPGSRYEGAMTKDKFKQYLEPLLTTTVA; encoded by the exons ATGGCGTCCGCGCCGAGCACCATGGCGCCCACCCTCGCACCCTCTCCCCGCACGCTGGTCTCCTCGGGCCCCCGCGGGGCCCGCCTCCCCGCCGCGCTCCGCCTCTCGTGCGCTCAGCCCGGGCCCGCCGGATGCCGCGCGGCGCCAGGTCGGCTTGCTCGCACTCGCGCGCGCGTCCGGTGCGGCGCGGCGGCCAGGTTCATTGGGCAGGGAGAGTTCCCCGCGGAGGTGCTGGAGTCGGAGCTGCCCGTGCTcgtggacttcgtcgccgactggtGCGGGCCGTGCCGCCTCATCGCGCCCGTCGTCGATTGGGCCTCCGAG GAATATGCTGGGCGATTAAAAATTGTCAAGATTGATCATGATGCCAATCCACAGCTGATTGAAGAGTACAAGGTTTTTGGTCTCCCGACTTTGATTCTCTTCAAGAATGGCCAAGAGGTGCCAGGTAGCCGATATGAAGGGGCAATGACAAAAGATAAGTTCAAGCAATACCTGGAACCTCTCTTGACTACAACAGTCGCTTAA